The genomic DNA TTTGCTCTGTATATGATCGTTGATCTCTTTCTTAGCTTCAGTAGAATTCTGAAAGTTACTAGAAACAACTTTTCCTTTGTACAGTTTTTTTATgtccttcagaaatgttttccatgACTTCAGGTGTTTGTCCGTTAATAGGGCGTTCCCCGTGCTTAGTTGCACCTGGCTGCCAGGACAGTTCAGCAAGAGGAGGAGATGATGAAAGCTGTCCtgtacctcctcctcctgggtgTCAGTGAGGTTAAAAGCcagcccttccagcccctgagCCTGGCTGGTGGCTCCACAGCCCAGGGCCAGCAGGGCAAAGGCAGTGAAGACACTgaccagggaaaagaaaatgttcttggCAGGTTCTTGGGTGGTTGCTTGCCTGTAAAACCAGAGGACAAAGTTTGTGTTCCTGGGGACTCTCTGTTAGCAGGACTCAGGAGGGTCTCCTGGGGGGGTCAGTCACTTTCGGCTCTTTGTTGTGGTGGTTGGTCTGGGTCAGGCTGTAGCAGTGAGGTGAAGCATGGCCACCAGCAAGCACAGCAGGAGGGTGGCCTTCAGCATCCTTTGCAGCTACTGTGTGGACAAAGAATGAAATGGTCTTGGATGGTGGAGGTCAGGTGTGTCAACATCTCATCTTTCATTTCTATCTGCTAGTACCTTCAATAGCTACCTGGTAATTACTGTTATGTCC from Phalacrocorax aristotelis chromosome 9, bGulAri2.1, whole genome shotgun sequence includes the following:
- the LOC142062002 gene encoding LOW QUALITY PROTEIN: alpha-1-antitrypsin-like (The sequence of the model RefSeq protein was modified relative to this genomic sequence to represent the inferred CDS: inserted 3 bases in 2 codons; substituted 1 base at 1 genomic stop codon), with amino-acid sequence MLKATLLLCLLVAMLHLTAXSLTQTNHHNKEPKVTDPPRXDPPESCXQRVPRNTNFVLWFYRQATTQEPAKNIFFSLVSVFTAFALLALGCGATSQAQGLEGLAFNLTDTQEEEVQDSFHHLLLLLNCPGSQVQLSTGNALLTDKHLKSWKTFLKDIKKLYKGKVVSSNFQNSTEAKKEINDHIQSKTHGNINQILKDLDSNTLMVVINYIYSKSMLHKFNLLQYLSFT